A single window of Lutzomyia longipalpis isolate SR_M1_2022 chromosome 1, ASM2433408v1 DNA harbors:
- the LOC129787883 gene encoding aminopeptidase N-like: MIWRIFVLFPIFAVILAKPSNVDFTEEIQQLQQDETVPEGEYYLPLNVLPQKYKISLNIDMNLWNFQGEEIVEVLVVTPTREIRFNARGLAIQWDDVILRAPSATEPPYYTPSNYSYSEETEVVVLNFNDDLLPGSYELQLNFIGIIRSDVFGLYRSEYTINNQQKYVVATQFQATYARNVFPCWDNTNFRSIFEIELNHPNQYEGYSNMNVANRTILDNNRVVTLFEPSPPMASYLVAFVLAEYQTYRNDNFTAVHVPSNVNEQQAQYFLTNVRSALNLFEDFLNHQYQLPKLDFISVPRMFFGGMEHWGLITALARYFVNDPATVSASAHQSMTTIITHELGHMWFGNEVTPESWNYLWLSEGMASYFELFIADRMHSNWRMMDQYLLIHVHNAMRQDDKMSARPMTGSFYKPLDFNAQFDYVPYAKSGSVMRMIQHMIGIQHFREFLYNYISARSFQSATPNHFHERIQEIVDRAGDIPLPPDVSMATIIRSWTDNPGYPVVLVTRTTNGISLSQKRFLVDWEHTTVVPSEFYIPVNTKTTSNHHVTGTLPMSWIVPGSELQIDHIPLTDYVIVNRQQTGYYRVNYGEYDWKFIAEVLAVQKTLEEIHILNRAQLIDDSANLAKAGQTRYDSFFGIISYLKEEIDYIPWTAATTNILNLEIMIRGIEEYPRFHHFINGLTTKVYETIRLTNYTRADHIATLHTQVTSNLACYFGNEQCKEDASELVNEMLSDSHMQGIPDQIQPTVFCTVAKHLSDTDILNRLIVRINQIFLTGRDAQEAILMRIIDGVGCTTNATAIESFLALSIMHLPVEGIDVRGSDRNRIFRSVASGSYLGIKMALELILNNYLEVENRFESINNAVRGLSMYIVTDDLLNLLEEILRIHSARMTPSLIAIFNDEITASRRNVAWVNHFKGRINTWLVTNVELPGGTGHRLSAISLISLLLIALLLIRVY; this comes from the exons ATGATCTGGagaatttttgtgctttttcccATATTTGCGGTGATCCTCGCAAAACCCAGTAATGTGGATTTTACAGAGGAGATCCAGCAACTTCAGCAGGATGAGACTGTGCCTGAAGGAGAGTACTACTTGCCACTCAATGTGTTGCCGCAGAAGTATAAAATCTCCCTGAATATCGACatgaatttgtggaattttcagggagaagaaattgttgaagtgCTCGTTGTGACACCTACACGTGAAATCCGTTTCAATGCCAGGGGATTGGCAATTCAGTGGGATGATGTCATTCTCAGGGCTCCAAGTGCAACTGAACCACCCTATTACACGCCATCGAATTATTCCTACAGTGAAGAAACGGAAGTTGTTGTGTTGAATTTCAATGATGATCTCCTCCCAGGATCTTATGAgcttcaattgaatttcattggaaTCATTCGAAGTGATGTCTTTGGGCTCTATCGGAGTGAATACACAATCAACAATCAGCAAAA GTATGTCGTTGCAACGCAATTTCAAGCGACCTATGCCCGTAATGTATTCCCATGTTGGGATAATACCAACTTCCGATCCATCTTTGAAATTGAACTCAATCACCCCAATCAGTATGAGGGCTATTCCAACATGAACGTTGCAAATAGGACGAT ATTGGATAACAACAGGGTTGTTACGTTATTTGAGCCAAGCCCACCAATGGCAAGCTATCTTGTTGCATTTGTCCTAGCTGAATATCAAACGTATCGCAATGATAATTTCACTGCAGTTCACGTGCCCAGTAATGTTAATGAGCAACAAGCACAGTACTTCCTAACTAACGTCAGAAGTGCTCTGAACTTGTTTGAAGACTTCCTGAATCATCAGTATCAGTTGCCAAAGCTGGACTTTATATCTGTGCCACGAATGTTCTTTGGTGGGATGGAGCATTGGGGATTAATTACAGCCCTAGCGAGGTACTTTGTCAATGATCCTGCAACAGTGTCTGCAAGCGCACATCAAAGTATGACCACAATTATAACCCACGAACTTGGTCATATGTGGTTTGGGAATGAAGTAACGCCCGAATCATGGAACTATCTGTGGCTCAGCGAAGGGATGGCGTCGTACTTTGAACTCTTCATTGCAGACAGAATGCATTCGAACTGGCGAATGATGGATCAGTATCTTCTCATTCACGTTCACAATGCCATGCGGCAGGATGATAAGATGAGTGCACGTCCCATGACTGGAAGCTTCTACAAACCTCTTGATTTTAATGCTCAATTTGACTATGTTCCCTATGCTAAAT CTGGATCAGTTATGCGGATGATTCAACATATGATAGggatacaacactttagggaATTCCTGTACAACTACATCAGTGCACGAAGTTTCCAGTCTGCAACCCCAAATCATTTCCACGAACGTATTCAGGAGATTGTAGATCGTGCAGGGGATATTCCTCTTCCACCTGATGTATCTATGGCTACGATTATTCGCAGTTGGACAGATAATCCCGGATATCCCGTAGTTCTCGTAACACGTACAACAAATGGCATTTCCCTGTCACAGAAGAGATTTTTAGTAGACTGGGAGCATACTACTGTGGTCCCATCGGAATTCTACATTCCAGTTAATACGAAAACAACATCCAATCATCATGTGACTGGCACACTCCCAATGAGTTGGATTGTTCCTGGATCGGAGCTACAAATTGATCATATTCCCCTTACGGACTATGTAATTGTCAATAGGCAACAGACAGGATACTACCGCGTTAACTACGGAGAGTACGATTGGAAATTCATCGCAGAAGTTTTGGCAGTTCAGAAGACTCTCGAAGAAATTCATATTCTCAATAGGGCCCAATTAATTGATGATTCAGCAAATTTGGCAAAAGCCGGGCAGACGCGCTATGACTCCTTCTTCGGGATTATCTCCTATCTCAAAGAGGAAATAGACTACATCCCATGGACAGCTGCCACCACGAATATTCTCAATTTGGAAATTATGATTCGTGGTATTGAAGAGTACCCGAGATTCCATCACTTTATCAATGGCCTCACAACAAAGGTCTACGAAACAATTCGTCTAACAAACTACACAAGAGCAGATCACATTGCCACACTTCACACTCAAGTCACAAGCAATTTAGCTTGCTACTTTGGCAATGAGCAATGCAAGGAGGATGCAAGTGAGCTGGTTAATGAGATGCTAAGTGATAGCCATATGCAGGGGATTCCGGATCAAATTCAACCAACTGTCTTCTGCACTGTGGCTAAACATCTCTCAGACACAGATATCCTGAATAGGCTCATCGTGcgaattaatcaaattttcctaACCGGAAGAGATGCCCAGGAGGCCATTTTAATGAGGATTATTGATGGTGTTGGATGCACAACTAATGCAACGGCAATAGAGAG tttcCTAGCACTATCAATCATGCACCTTCCAGTTGAGGGAATTGACGTACGTGGCAGCGATCGCAATCGCATTTTCCGTTCTGTGGCATCTGGGAGTTATTTGGGAATAAAAATGGCCCTAGAATTGATCCTCAATAACTATTTGGAAGTGGAAAATCGCTTTGAATCCATAAACAATGCAGTTCGCGGGTTGTCAATGTACATCGTTACGGATGATCTGCTGAATCTTCTCGAGGAGATTTTGAGGATTCACTCAGCCCGGATGACACCATCCCTTATTGCCATTTTCAATGATGAGATCACAGCGTCAAGAAGGAATGTTGCGTGGGTGAATCACTTCAAGGGGCGCATCAATACATGGCTCGTGACAAATGTGGAGCTACCGGGAGGCACAGGCCACCGGTTGTCAGCAATCAGCTTGATATCGTTGCTTCTTATCGCCCTCCTGCTGATTCGTGTTTATTAA
- the LOC129787888 gene encoding membrane alanyl aminopeptidase, whose translation MSPRVAIFLALIALATATTPHGERNPPEEDFSPKQGGAEYRLPTNVLPDSYVVTITPYLYAEGGNSEWTFDGNVRINLRAITDGVTQIVLHATSLEIDNTRSTLRLGGGTQNFLSGTPTYNNQTAKLTFTTAPALTRDAIYTLDLYYKGQIHNDMRGLYRSTYQEGQTTKRLASTQFQTTFARRFMPCFDEPSFKAVVTMQVYRPTNMRAWSNMGISTSNQLGDRTLDVFHPTPKVSTYLLALIISEFTSRSTPAGDPKPHSIIARPEMYDLSVYAFDVGRQILDRLGEALAYPYYEFMPKMDQAAIPDFSAGAMENLGLLTYRETNLLYSPIKTLTMTKQRIAAVIAHEQAHMWFGDLVTCDWWSYTWLNEGFARYYQYHGTALVETDLALGHQFVVEQLQGVFQMDSSNSTHPMTDPSVNSPSEVSGIFDNISYNKGATFIRMIDYHLGGDRLSNALRSYLRDREFSTAVPNDLLRALQTQQQPQHEIDLVFNSWTTQPGYPVVNVNINSARSQATLTQKRFRSYSSETSDTERWSIPITFASKTQYSLTDTTTRHVMNTQELNVTLTPAPNAWVIFNVQQVGYYRVNYDTDSWNIIISALKETAHDGIHILNRAQIVDDLMNLARAGYVPYGTTFQMLEYLKSERNYIPWLSAFNGLNHFRRRIQDGNKELFGKYIRGLLDGVYTHLGFAPKTSEPTIDIYNRANVISWACKYGHEDCLTNAKDQFAKLRNDPTNYIIPVDIRPTVYCEGLREGGQDAFNFLWQRYLSENVATEQIIILNSLGCTNTDATINALIDNILSSAVRDQDKSSAFSNTYAHNEENIRRVWNYITNNHAKMQTALGSYGSVASYMSGVINRFRTNEELELVKTFINTHGNTFGDARESLNRAVANLEFDLYWDSKYMDHVIKGIGGAGIRTISAFLILFTVLITSFFR comes from the exons ATGTCGCCAAGAgtggcaatttttttggcaCTCATTGCTCTTGCCACAGCAACAACACCCCACGGTGAACGTAATCCACCCGAGGAGGATTTCTCCCCTAAGCAAGGTGGAGCAGAGTATCGTTTGCCCACAAATGTTCTCCCAGATTCCTACGTAGTCACCATCACGCCCTACCTCTATGCCGAAGGTGGCAATAGTGAGTGGACTTTTGATGGAAATGTGAGGATCAATCTGCGCGCAATCACAGATGGTGTTACACAAATTGTCCTCCATGCAACAAGCTTGGAAATCGATAACACCCGATCAACACTTAGACTTGGTGGTGGAACacagaattttctctctggcACACCAACGTATAACAATCAAACGGCTAAATTGACTTTTACCACAGCACCAGCCCTCACAAGAGATGCCATCTACACCCTTGATCTCTACTACAAAGGACAAATTCACAATGACATGAGAGGATTGTACAGGAGTACATATCAGGAGGGACAAACCACAAAGCGCCTAGCTTCAACGCAATTCCAAACTACCTTCGCTCGTCGCTTTATGCCATGCTTCGATGAGCCGAGCTTCAAGGCGGTCGTTACAATGCAAGTCTATCGGCCAACTAACATGAGAGCTTGGTCAAATATGGGAATTAGCACGTCAAATCAGTTGGGCGATAGAACCCTAGATGTCTTCCATCCTACACCGAAAGTATCTACATACCTCCTGGCTCTGATTATTTCTGAATTCACATCTCGTTCCACTCCAGCAGGAGATCCAAAACCCCACAGCATTATTGCTCGTCCGGAAATGTACGATCTCTCGGTTTATGCCTTTGATGTTGGTAGACAAATTCTAGATCGTCTAGGTGAAGCTCTAGCATACCCATACTACGAATTCATGCCAAAGATGGATCAGGCTGCAATTCCAGACTTTTCCGCTGGAGCAATGGAAAATCTCGGCTTACTCACATACCGTGAAACCAATCTTCTGTACAGCCCAATAAAAACTCTCACAATGACAAAGCAGAGGATTGCTGCTGTGATTGCTCACGAACAGGCTCATATGTGGTTTGGGGATCTCGTAACGTGCGACTGGTGGAGCTACACGTGGCTCAATGAAGGTTTTGCCAGGTACTACCAATACCACGGGACAGCTCTTGTGGAGACAGATCTTGCTCTTGGTCATCAATTTGTCGTTGAGCAACTTCAGGGTGTCTTCCAAATGGACTCCTCCAATAGTACTCACCCAATGACTGATCCCAGTGTCAACAGCCCATCAGAAGTATCTGGGATTTTTGATAATATCTCATACAACAAAGGGGCCACCTTTATTCGGATGATTGATTACCATTTGGGTGGTGATAGACTCAGCAATGCCCTTAGAAGTTATCTACGGGATAGAGAATTCAGTACAGCCGTACCCAATGACCTACTTCGTGCCCTACAAACTCAACAACAGCCTCAGCATGAAATTGATCTTGTCTTCAATTCATGGACTACACAACCGGGGTATCCAGTTGTCAATGTAAATATCAATTCAGCAAGGAGTCAAGCCACACTCACACAAAAGAGATTCCGCAGCTACTCCAGCGAGACATCTGACACTGAACGTTGGTCCATTCCAATTACATTTGCAAGCAAAACTCAATATAGTTTGACTGATACAACAACCAGGCACGTTATGAATACGCAGGAGCTCAATGTTACTCTCACACCTGCTCCCAATGCATGGGTAATCTTCAATGTACAGCAAGTTGGCTACTATCGTGTGAACTACGACACAGACTCGTGGAATATTATCATTTCTGCCCTCAAGGAAACCGCCCACGATGGCATTCACATCCTAAATCGTGCTCAAATTGTCGATGATCTCATGAATTTGGCAAGAGCTGGCTACGTCCCGTACGGTACAACATTCCAGATGCTTGAGTACCTCAAGAGTGAACGGAACTACATTCCCTGGCTGTCGGCATTCAATGGACTCAATCATTTCCGTAGACGCATTCAGGATGGCAATAAGGAACTCTTTGGGAAGTACATTAGGGGACTCCTCGATGGTGTCTACACCCACTTGGGCTTCGCACCTAAAACCTCGGAGCCCACCATTGATATCTACAATCGTGCAAATGTAATTTCATGGGCATGTAAATACGGTCATGAAGATTGCTTAACAAATGCCAAAGATCAATTTGCAAAGTTGCGCAATGATCCCACAAACTACATCATCCCTGTGGATATTCGGCCAACAGTTTACTGCGAAGGACTCCGAGAGGGTGGTCAGGATGCCTTCAATTTCCTCTGGCAGCGCTATCTGAGCGAAAATGTTGCAACCGAGCAAATAATCATCCTCAATTCACTCGGATGCACAAATACTGATGCAACAATTAATGCTCTCATTGACAACATTCTCAGTTCAGCTGTTAGGGATCAAGACAAATCAAGTGCCTTCTCCAATACCTATGCCCACAATGAGGAGAATATTCGACGTGTATGGAATTACATTACCAACAATCATGCTAAGATGCAAACTGC tCTTGGATCCTACGGTAGTGTTGCATCCTACATGTCTGGAGTTATTAATCGCTTCCGTACCAATGAAGAATTGGAACTTGTTAAGACATTCATCAACACTCACGGGAACACTTTCGGTGATGCTAGAGAGTCTCTGAATCGCGCTGTAGCTAATCTAGAGTTTGATCTCTACTGGGACTCCAAGTACATGGATCACGTTATCAAAGGAATCGGAGGGGCTGGTATTCGAACCATTAGTGCCTTCCTTATCCTCTTCACCGTGCTCATTACCTCGTTCTTccgttga
- the LOC129787904 gene encoding uncharacterized protein LOC129787904 produces MLQRYSKENMEIEKMTLLEGLGCANSEGIVKLYLNRIFSNDEIIRKNQKFHAFSHLLSYNPDNVNRVWDYVKSNHERMSKILTNGYKDVLKYVKCITMRMNTPQQHKDLQKFIASNGHKFGQYRTELEVAEKELGELMTWDSVHVDEIARNMCKYAKASATRIIINHQWIIKSIGNVILLIAITKIFSINS; encoded by the exons ATGCTGCAACGTTACAGCaaagaaaatatggaaattgagaaaatgacTCTTCTCGAGGGACTCGGATGTGCCAATTCCGAAGGCATTGTAAAGCTTTACCtcaatagaatattttcaaatgacgaaataataaggaaaaatcagaaatttcaTGCTTTCTCCCATCTTCTCAGCTACAATCCGGACAATGTTAATCGTGTGTGGGACTATGTAAAGAGCAATCACGAGAGAATGAGCAAAAT actCACCAATGGATACAAAGATGTCCTAAAGTACGTCAAATGCATAACAATGCGAATGAATACACCGCAGCAGCATAAAGATTTGCAGAAGTTCATTGCATCCAATGGCCATAAATTTGGGCAGTACAGGACGGAGCTTGAGGTAGCTGAAAAGGAATTAGGAGAACTCATGACATGGGATTCAGTGCATGTGGatgaaattgcaagaaatatGTGCAAATATGCAAAAGCTTCGGCCACCAGAATAATCATTAATCATCAATGGATCATAAAATCAATCGGCAATGTCATTCTATTGATTGCAATCACGAagattttctctataaattcataa